One window of Candidatus Nitrosocosmicus arcticus genomic DNA carries:
- a CDS encoding NAD(P)-dependent alcohol dehydrogenase — translation MSSTQFSSQSRGQYDSKAYSAAGPKTPLVQTTIPRREPGDNDVQIEILFCGICHSDLHQVRNEWSAMPTVYPCVPGHEIIGRVTNIGSAVTKFRPGDLAAVGCLVDSDGNCPQCKAGLEQFCPHMTLTYNSPDVHLGGVTYGGYSDSIVVKEHFVLRVPSNLDLAGAAPLLCAGITTYSPMRHWGVTKGQKVGVVGLGGLGHMAVKFAHALEAHVVVFTTSLNKKEDAHRLGADEVIVSQNTEEMNKHVASFDFIIDTVSAEHDINALLQLLRPDGTLTLIGAPDKPHAVSAMGLLFNRRNLSGSLIGGIAETQEMLDFCSKHNITADVEVIPIQKVNEAYERLSRADVKYRFTIDMASLKAK, via the coding sequence ATGTCTTCTACTCAATTTAGTTCACAATCACGTGGTCAGTATGATTCTAAGGCTTATTCTGCTGCTGGCCCCAAAACTCCGCTTGTTCAAACCACTATTCCTAGGCGTGAGCCTGGCGACAATGATGTCCAAATAGAGATCCTTTTCTGTGGTATTTGTCATTCCGATCTACATCAAGTCCGCAATGAGTGGAGTGCCATGCCTACGGTCTATCCATGCGTTCCTGGACATGAGATTATTGGCCGTGTCACCAATATTGGATCCGCAGTTACCAAGTTCAGACCAGGTGACCTTGCTGCAGTGGGATGCTTAGTAGACTCTGATGGTAACTGTCCTCAGTGTAAGGCTGGTCTGGAACAGTTCTGTCCCCATATGACCTTGACCTACAACTCACCAGATGTACACCTTGGTGGAGTTACATATGGTGGTTATTCAGACAGTATAGTCGTAAAAGAGCACTTTGTCTTACGGGTTCCTTCTAATCTGGATCTTGCTGGCGCTGCTCCCCTGCTATGCGCAGGGATAACAACATATTCTCCCATGCGTCATTGGGGTGTCACAAAAGGACAAAAGGTGGGTGTAGTAGGTCTTGGGGGTCTAGGTCATATGGCCGTAAAGTTTGCACACGCCTTAGAAGCACATGTAGTAGTCTTTACCACTTCACTCAACAAGAAAGAAGATGCTCATCGCCTTGGAGCAGACGAAGTAATTGTTTCTCAAAATACTGAGGAGATGAATAAACATGTAGCTAGTTTCGACTTTATAATCGACACAGTCTCTGCCGAGCACGACATCAATGCATTATTACAATTACTTCGTCCTGATGGAACTCTTACCCTCATAGGCGCACCAGACAAGCCTCATGCAGTCTCTGCAATGGGACTATTGTTTAATCGTCGTAATCTCTCTGGTTCGCTTATAGGTGGCATTGCCGAAACTCAGGAAATGCTCGATTTTTGCAGCAAACATAACATCACGGCCGACGTAGAAGTTATACCAATACAAAAGGTTAATGAGGCTTATGAGCGACTTTCCCGTGCGGATGTAAAGTATCGTTTCACAATCGATATGGCTTCTCTCAAAGCCAAGTAA
- a CDS encoding VIT1/CCC1 transporter family protein — protein MNQATKNGNPMSKAITTFTAFNLVGLIPLIPFILMFILGFSAIYTLENVFLYSIIFTAISFFFNRISKGKSCQQIAYKIWLKYVNDGGNCCSSSFLVGSLLGTYVK, from the coding sequence ATTAATCAGGCTACTAAAAATGGAAATCCGATGTCCAAAGCAATTACCACATTTACTGCTTTTAACTTGGTTGGACTAATACCACTTATTCCTTTTATCCTTATGTTTATTTTAGGATTTTCTGCAATCTATACATTGGAAAATGTTTTTCTCTATTCTATTATATTTACGGCTATTTCTTTTTTTTTCAATCGGATTAGTAAAGGGAAAAGTTGTCAACAAATCGCCTATAAGATCTGGCTTAAATACGTTAATGATGGTGGGAATTGCTGCAGTAGTAGCTTTTTAGTTGGAAGTCTGTTAGGTACATACGTAAAATAG
- a CDS encoding OsmC family protein — protein MSNIINNIDLDKIQKTIESGRKDRQFLKKPIKLEGEWNFDIQKGYQFKTELAYEKGKEVIEIDSPSFLGGGGNRLGPMGYCVAGITSCFITTFVSILSSHGIKLNKLRINAECNINFAKTFDISDEPITEGINFEIDIEKNEDEGDNTANDQKLQQLITMAEERCPAIYSMSHIIKVSAKLK, from the coding sequence ATGTCAAATATAATAAACAATATCGACCTTGACAAAATACAAAAAACCATAGAAAGCGGACGAAAAGACAGGCAGTTTTTGAAGAAGCCAATAAAATTGGAAGGAGAATGGAATTTTGATATTCAAAAAGGATACCAATTCAAAACGGAATTAGCGTATGAGAAAGGCAAGGAAGTAATTGAAATAGATTCACCATCATTCTTAGGAGGTGGCGGTAACAGATTAGGACCTATGGGATATTGTGTGGCTGGAATAACGTCCTGTTTTATAACCACATTCGTAAGTATTTTATCAAGTCACGGCATCAAACTTAATAAACTACGGATAAATGCAGAATGTAACATTAATTTTGCAAAAACATTTGATATTTCAGATGAACCTATTACAGAAGGGATAAATTTTGAAATTGACATTGAAAAAAATGAAGACGAGGGGGATAATACCGCAAATGACCAAAAACTTCAACAGCTGATTACTATGGCTGAAGAGAGATGTCCTGCTATTTACAGTATGAGTCATATAATTAAGGTAAGTGCAAAATTGAAATAA